In Clostridium sp. DL-VIII, the following proteins share a genomic window:
- a CDS encoding aspartate kinase → MNTIVTKFGGSSLADANQFKKVKDIIFSNNERKYVIPSAPGKRNSKDSKITDLLYLCHAHVSTGIAFDDVFNHIKDRYCGIVKDLNLDFDIEKHLDIVKKDLEEGASSDYAASRGEYLNGLILANYLNFEFVDAKDVMVFDTDGSLDAEATNSALNAKLSKISKAVIPGFYGADCDGNIITFSRGGSDVTGALVAASVSADLYENWTDVSGFLMADPRIIKNPKPISRITYSELRELSYMGASVLHEDAIFPVREIGIPINIKNTNSPQDEGTFIVKDCDISTNPTTVTGIAGKKDFTVISIAKASMNSELGFCRKLLSILEQHNISFENMPSGIDTVCLVISDSQLKHKKDAVIDEIKRTCTPDTIEVHPNLAMIATVGRGMAKQMGTAAKIFTALSDAKVNIRMIDQGSSEMNILVGIENDDFEKGITAIYNAFN, encoded by the coding sequence ATGAACACAATTGTAACAAAATTTGGTGGAAGCTCACTAGCAGACGCTAATCAATTCAAAAAGGTTAAGGATATAATATTTTCTAATAATGAAAGAAAATATGTAATTCCTTCAGCACCTGGTAAAAGAAATTCTAAAGATTCAAAGATAACTGACCTTTTATACCTTTGCCACGCCCATGTTTCTACGGGAATAGCTTTTGATGATGTTTTCAATCACATAAAAGACAGATATTGTGGTATTGTTAAAGATTTGAACTTAGATTTTGATATCGAAAAACATTTAGATATTGTAAAAAAAGATCTTGAAGAAGGGGCTTCAAGTGATTATGCTGCAAGCAGGGGCGAATACCTAAACGGACTAATACTTGCTAATTATTTAAATTTTGAATTTGTCGATGCTAAAGATGTTATGGTTTTTGATACAGATGGTTCACTAGATGCTGAGGCTACAAACTCTGCTCTTAATGCCAAACTATCAAAAATATCTAAAGCTGTAATTCCAGGATTTTATGGGGCAGATTGTGATGGCAATATAATAACATTTTCAAGGGGCGGCTCAGACGTAACAGGCGCATTGGTTGCTGCAAGTGTAAGTGCTGACCTTTATGAAAACTGGACAGATGTATCTGGCTTTTTGATGGCAGATCCTAGAATAATTAAAAATCCGAAGCCAATAAGCAGAATAACTTATTCAGAACTGAGAGAATTATCTTATATGGGGGCTTCAGTACTTCATGAAGATGCTATATTCCCAGTAAGAGAGATTGGAATTCCAATAAATATTAAGAACACAAATAGTCCACAGGACGAAGGTACTTTTATAGTTAAGGATTGTGATATTTCAACTAACCCAACTACTGTAACTGGTATTGCAGGCAAAAAAGATTTTACAGTAATCTCAATAGCTAAAGCTTCAATGAATTCAGAACTTGGTTTTTGTAGAAAGCTATTATCAATTCTTGAACAGCACAATATTTCTTTTGAAAATATGCCTTCTGGAATTGATACAGTATGTCTCGTTATTTCAGATTCACAGCTAAAACATAAAAAGGATGCTGTAATAGACGAAATTAAAAGGACTTGTACTCCAGATACAATAGAAGTTCATCCAAACTTGGCTATGATTGCAACTGTTGGACGTGGAATGGCTAAACAAATGGGAACTGCTGCAAAAATCTTCACAGCTCTTTCAGATGCCAAAGTAAATATAAGAATGATTGATCAAGGTTCTAGTGAAATGAATATTTTAGTCGGTATTGAAAATGATGATTTTGAAAAGGGAATTACTGCAATTTATAATGCATTTAATTAA
- the glnA gene encoding type I glutamate--ammonia ligase: MAKYTKEDVINLVRENGVKFIRLQFTDIFGTLKNVAITDKQLEKALNNECMFDGSSIDGFVRIEESDMNLRPNLDSFVIFPWRPQQGKVARLICDIYRPDGTPFEGDPRYILKKAVAEAAELGYSMNVGPECEFFLFETDENGNATTNTQDKGGYFDLAPTDLGENARRDMTLALEEMGFEIEASHHEVAEGQNEIDFKYGDALTTADNIMTFKLVVKSIAQRHGLHASFMPKPIFGINGSGMHVNMSLFKDGKNAFVDENDKNGLSKVAYQFIAGLLKNVKGLAAVTNPLVNSYKRLVPGYEAPVYLAWSCKNRTALIRVPAARGAGTRVELRCPDPSSNPYLVLAVLLQAGLDGIKNNLTPPDEIEANIFAMTDDERKANGIDNLPNNLYEAVKFMEESELAKTALGEHIYANYISGKAAEWDDYRTKVHDWEIENYLNKY, from the coding sequence ATGGCAAAATACACAAAGGAAGATGTCATTAACTTAGTAAGAGAAAATGGAGTGAAATTCATAAGGCTTCAATTTACTGATATTTTCGGCACATTAAAAAATGTAGCAATTACTGATAAGCAATTAGAAAAGGCACTAAATAATGAGTGCATGTTTGATGGATCATCTATTGATGGTTTTGTTAGAATTGAAGAATCAGATATGAATCTAAGACCTAACTTAGACAGCTTTGTAATTTTTCCATGGAGACCACAACAAGGTAAGGTTGCAAGATTAATTTGTGACATCTACAGACCAGATGGAACACCATTTGAAGGAGATCCAAGATATATCTTAAAGAAAGCTGTAGCAGAAGCAGCTGAGCTTGGATATTCAATGAATGTTGGACCAGAATGTGAATTTTTCTTGTTTGAAACAGATGAAAATGGAAATGCAACAACTAACACTCAAGATAAAGGCGGATATTTTGATCTAGCACCTACTGATCTAGGAGAAAATGCTAGGCGTGATATGACTTTAGCTTTAGAAGAAATGGGATTTGAAATTGAAGCTTCTCATCATGAAGTTGCTGAAGGTCAAAATGAAATTGACTTTAAGTATGGAGATGCTTTAACTACAGCTGATAACATTATGACTTTTAAGTTAGTTGTTAAATCTATTGCTCAAAGACATGGACTACATGCATCATTTATGCCTAAACCAATCTTTGGAATCAATGGTTCAGGAATGCACGTTAATATGTCATTATTCAAAGATGGAAAGAATGCTTTCGTTGATGAAAATGATAAAAATGGATTAAGTAAAGTGGCCTATCAATTTATTGCTGGTTTATTAAAGAATGTTAAGGGGCTTGCAGCAGTAACTAATCCACTAGTTAATTCATATAAGAGATTGGTACCAGGATATGAAGCACCAGTTTACTTAGCTTGGTCTTGCAAAAACAGAACTGCATTAATAAGAGTGCCAGCTGCAAGAGGCGCTGGAACAAGGGTAGAGCTTAGATGTCCAGATCCAAGTTCTAATCCATACTTAGTATTAGCGGTACTTCTACAAGCTGGTTTAGATGGAATTAAGAATAATTTAACACCACCAGATGAAATAGAAGCAAACATTTTCGCTATGACTGATGATGAAAGAAAAGCTAATGGAATTGATAATCTACCAAACAATTTATATGAAGCAGTTAAGTTTATGGAAGAAAGTGAATTAGCTAAGACAGCTTTAGGAGAACATATTTACGCTAACTATATTTCTGGAAAAGCTGCTGAATGGGATGATTACAGAACCAAAGTGCATGATTGGGAAATAGAGAACTATCTTAATAAATATTAA
- a CDS encoding DedA family protein: MNIIDIFLHLDKYLAAVVGNYGVETYLMLFIIIFLETGLVITPFLPGDSLIFAAAALAAEGALNIYMLIGILMIAAILGDTSNYEIGRLFGHKILKSGRFIKQEHLDKTNKFYEKYGGKTIIFARFIPIVRTIAPFVAGIGEMSYKKFISFNAIGGVLWVLVVSALGYFFGSIPIVKNNFELVIIAIILISILPIIIEFIRSKAKKTDEVM, from the coding sequence ATGAATATAATAGATATATTTTTACATCTTGATAAGTATTTAGCAGCTGTTGTTGGAAATTATGGAGTTGAAACGTATTTAATGTTATTTATTATAATTTTCTTAGAAACAGGATTAGTGATAACACCATTTTTGCCTGGAGATTCTTTAATTTTTGCGGCAGCAGCATTAGCAGCAGAGGGAGCGCTCAATATATATATGCTCATAGGAATTTTGATGATTGCAGCGATTCTTGGAGATACATCAAATTACGAAATTGGAAGGCTCTTTGGTCATAAAATCTTAAAAAGCGGAAGATTCATAAAACAAGAACATCTTGACAAAACCAATAAATTCTACGAGAAATATGGTGGGAAAACCATAATTTTTGCTAGGTTTATACCTATTGTAAGAACAATTGCTCCGTTTGTGGCAGGAATAGGTGAAATGAGTTATAAGAAATTTATTTCATTTAATGCAATTGGAGGCGTTCTGTGGGTATTAGTTGTGTCAGCTTTAGGATACTTTTTCGGAAGCATTCCAATAGTTAAAAATAACTTTGAATTGGTGATAATTGCAATAATATTAATTTCAATATTGCCGATAATAATTGAATTTATTAGAAGTAAAGCAAAAAAAACTGATGAAGTTATGTAG
- a CDS encoding ANTAR domain-containing protein, protein MAQNGKLIIALSNIETAKKLKSLLIQEGYEILALCTSGNELIRLVMQYSPDLVLVGYKFKDMSLLDVYENLVDYTSFLAIVNEPYKSFIEEDTDIYCIGTKISNVLLTNAIDLIFQSKKRIKKLRAQVEKLEHTLEDRKLIEKAKGHLMATSGLTENEAFRYMQKISMDSGKRMKDIASLILSEAE, encoded by the coding sequence ATGGCTCAAAATGGAAAACTTATTATAGCGCTAAGCAATATTGAGACTGCAAAGAAATTAAAGAGTTTACTAATACAAGAAGGCTATGAAATACTAGCGTTGTGTACCTCAGGAAATGAATTAATTAGATTAGTTATGCAATATTCCCCAGACCTAGTCTTAGTTGGATATAAATTTAAAGATATGAGTTTACTAGATGTTTATGAAAATTTAGTGGATTATACTAGCTTTTTAGCTATTGTAAATGAACCATATAAATCATTTATAGAGGAAGATACCGATATATATTGTATTGGCACTAAAATTTCTAATGTACTACTGACTAATGCTATTGATCTAATATTTCAAAGCAAAAAGAGAATTAAGAAGCTAAGAGCACAAGTAGAAAAATTAGAGCATACTTTAGAAGACAGAAAGCTTATAGAAAAGGCTAAAGGTCATCTTATGGCAACGTCGGGACTTACAGAAAATGAAGCATTTAGATATATGCAGAAGATAAGTATGGATTCTGGGAAAAGGATGAAAGATATTGCTAGTTTAATATTGAGTGAAGCAGAATAA
- a CDS encoding glycosyltransferase family 39 protein yields the protein MNYRKNMSRIKEKLNSQVKFNLYTSKIDLNKLIKYAEAQYILLAGSVIFFIAYICFRNLGTFPINNWDEARHGISGYEMIKNNQYIINTYAYEKDYWNLKPPLSFWIIALCIKSFGVSMFSIRFYSAISLLILTTLIGIFVLKRYGKIESLVSLLSFSASTQLYVKHVGRHADADALFILLFTISMISMLYIKDNKKFLYISGLSFGLAFLTKSFHSFLLVIIGGLFILFTGEIKRIKQKEWFLFILSFSVPIGLWVIARIRSDGFFFFKEMIKYDLLERTMEGVENNTPGFFYYFQYFFVGTGSSLRVVLIIIIMLGLSLNFKKLKKDESIAYILWIFIPLIIYTISKTKLDWYIMPIYIPIIIVASTMFGNIIRSVKLSRIFKIFLVLLFISVVIIHGMYMINFVENPPGNDLQAFIMNDLSNKNEIQGEDAYIDYGIGKLEQSVVMAAEISADLKCKEGGVEGFLENNHQGILIINSTMYKIHKEELKKFNLILQNEEYYVIAKT from the coding sequence ATGAATTACAGAAAGAATATGAGTAGAATTAAAGAAAAACTTAATTCACAAGTAAAATTTAATTTATATACTTCAAAAATAGATCTTAATAAATTAATAAAATATGCTGAAGCACAGTATATTTTATTAGCCGGCTCGGTTATATTTTTTATAGCTTATATTTGCTTCAGAAATTTAGGTACATTTCCAATTAATAATTGGGATGAGGCAAGACATGGTATAAGTGGATATGAGATGATAAAGAACAATCAGTATATAATTAATACATATGCTTATGAAAAAGATTATTGGAATTTAAAACCTCCATTAAGTTTTTGGATAATAGCTTTATGTATTAAAAGCTTTGGAGTATCTATGTTCTCTATAAGGTTTTATTCAGCTATATCATTATTAATATTAACAACATTGATTGGAATATTTGTTTTAAAAAGATATGGAAAAATAGAATCTCTAGTATCATTATTAAGCTTCTCTGCATCTACTCAATTATATGTAAAACATGTAGGAAGACATGCGGATGCAGATGCTTTATTTATATTACTTTTTACAATATCTATGATATCAATGTTATATATAAAGGATAATAAAAAATTTTTATATATAAGTGGGTTATCATTTGGGCTTGCGTTTCTTACAAAAAGTTTTCATTCATTTTTACTTGTAATTATAGGGGGATTATTTATATTGTTTACTGGTGAAATAAAAAGAATCAAACAAAAAGAATGGTTTCTTTTTATTCTTTCATTTTCAGTACCGATAGGCTTATGGGTTATAGCTAGAATTAGAAGCGATGGATTTTTTTTCTTTAAAGAAATGATTAAATATGATTTGTTAGAAAGGACTATGGAAGGCGTAGAAAATAATACTCCAGGATTCTTTTATTATTTCCAATATTTCTTTGTTGGAACAGGTTCAAGTTTAAGAGTTGTTCTTATTATAATAATTATGCTGGGGTTAAGTTTAAACTTTAAGAAGTTAAAAAAAGACGAATCTATAGCATATATATTGTGGATATTTATACCATTAATTATCTATACTATTTCAAAAACTAAATTAGATTGGTACATAATGCCAATATATATACCAATAATAATAGTTGCGTCAACAATGTTTGGGAATATAATAAGATCTGTGAAATTAAGTAGAATTTTTAAAATATTCCTTGTTTTGTTGTTTATAAGTGTAGTAATTATACATGGTATGTATATGATTAACTTTGTTGAAAATCCACCAGGTAATGATTTACAGGCTTTTATTATGAATGACTTATCAAATAAAAATGAAATCCAAGGGGAAGATGCATATATTGATTATGGTATTGGAAAATTGGAACAGAGTGTAGTAATGGCAGCAGAAATAAGTGCAGATTTAAAATGTAAAGAAGGTGGAGTTGAAGGATTCTTAGAAAATAATCATCAAGGTATTTTGATTATAAATTCTACTATGTATAAAATACATAAAGAAGAATTAAAAAAGTTTAATTTAATATTACAAAATGAAGAATATTATGTTATAGCTAAAACCTAA
- the gltB gene encoding glutamate synthase large subunit, with amino-acid sequence MENNNPNAQGLYNPCFEHDACGIGTIVNIDGEKSHDILSDCLTILEKLEHRGGTGADEHTGDGAGVLFNIPHKFFEEELKAKGLTLGNEGDYAVAMVFLPQEEKARKEAMSLFEDICKDENFELIGWREVQTNSSILGKASLEAMPAIMQAFVKRPNGIKPGKDFERNLYIVRRNIEKRAGWISKFLNETFYIASFSSKTIVYKGMLLSTQLREFYKDLDDERVETSLALVHSRYSTNTFPSWERAHPNRFMIHNGEINTLRGNVNKVYSRETNVKSRALGKDLNRVLPIINKEGSDSAIFDNNLEFLYMNGMDLTRAVMMAIPEPWYKSKTMSKEKKAFYEYNATLMEPWDGPAAIVFTDGEKVGAVLDRNGLRPSRYYITKDRRLILSSEVGALDVPPEIVEKKDRLKPGRMLLVDTVKKEVIDDEQLKQEYAAEHPYGEWLKENLVTLDKIKDSKKLRIEYDRETRKRLEKTFGYTYEEVKTTMLPMAESGAEPLAAMGVDVPLAVLSKESQPLFNYFKQLFAQVTNPPIDAIREEIITASNVYLGPEGNILEDKPSNCEMLKLDSPILNDEELAKIKTLNDGNLKAKVIDIVFDKGSSLENALDEMFEKAQDAYEKGYTVLVLSDRNVCEAKVPIPSLLAVSALHQYMVKKGTRTSVGIVLESGEPREIHHFATLIGFGASAVNPYMAYESLRGLIEEKLLDVEYDKAVYNYNKAVLKGIIKILSKMGISTIQSYQGAQIFEAIGIGKEVIDKYFTNTISRIDGIGLKEIQKEAEINHEKGFREKTYAADFSLDSPGYEKLRSGEGNQEKHLYNPLTIHKLQEATRTGNYELFKECTSLIDDEKAEITLRGLLDFNYNSNEIPLDEVEPVSEIVKRFKTGAMSYGSISKEAHEALAIAMNRIGGKSNTGEGGEDKDRWTVDKNGDSRRSSIKQVASGRFGVTSEYLVNADELQIKLAQGAKPGEGGQLPGTKVYPWIAKTRHSTTGVGLISPPPHHDIYSIEDLAQLIYDLKNANTGARVSVKLVSECGVGTVAAGVAKGGAEVILISGYDGGTGASPKNSIKNAGLPWELGLAEAHQTLLLNDLRERVRVEVDGKLMSGRDVAIAALLGAEEFGFATAPLVALGCVMMRVCNLDTCPVGVATQNEELRKRFKGKPEYVVNFMYFIAEELREIMAKLGFRKLDEMIGRVDKLKQKESAHGWKAKSIDLSSILYTPDKYKGKVVKFDQTKKYDFKLHKVMDEKLFLDKCKEAITEGKKTDLEVDITNTDRTLGTILGSEVTKVHGTEGLPEDTITIKCNGAAGQSFGSFIPKGLTFEIEGDANDYFGKGLSGGKLIVYPPKKSTFVAEDNILIGNVALYGATSGKVFINGIAGERFCVRNSGATAVVEGVGAHGLEYMTGGKVVVLGKTGINFAAGMSGGVAYIYEEDPNFRINLNEEMILLEELDIDDEEELKSLIEEHVKVTGSPKGNKILYNFETEKSKFHKIIPKDYKRVLETVEKYKNLGCDEDEALIKTFQEIKGN; translated from the coding sequence ATGGAAAATAATAATCCAAATGCACAAGGGCTATATAATCCATGTTTTGAACATGATGCTTGTGGAATTGGGACAATAGTTAACATTGATGGTGAAAAATCTCATGATATACTATCAGACTGCCTAACTATACTTGAAAAATTAGAACATAGAGGTGGGACAGGCGCTGATGAGCATACAGGAGATGGAGCAGGAGTATTATTCAACATACCTCACAAATTCTTTGAAGAAGAATTGAAAGCAAAGGGGTTAACTCTTGGTAATGAAGGCGACTATGCAGTTGCAATGGTATTTTTACCACAGGAAGAGAAGGCAAGAAAAGAAGCTATGAGCCTTTTTGAAGATATATGTAAAGATGAGAATTTTGAACTGATTGGGTGGAGAGAAGTTCAAACAAATTCTTCAATACTTGGAAAAGCATCTTTAGAAGCTATGCCTGCAATAATGCAAGCTTTTGTAAAGAGACCTAATGGCATAAAACCAGGAAAAGATTTTGAAAGAAATTTATATATTGTTAGAAGAAATATAGAGAAGAGAGCAGGATGGATAAGTAAATTCTTAAATGAGACTTTTTATATTGCATCTTTCTCATCAAAAACAATTGTGTATAAAGGAATGCTTTTATCTACACAACTTAGAGAATTCTATAAGGATTTAGACGATGAAAGAGTTGAAACCTCTTTAGCATTAGTACATTCAAGATATAGTACTAATACATTCCCAAGCTGGGAAAGAGCGCATCCAAACAGATTTATGATTCATAATGGTGAAATAAATACACTCCGTGGAAATGTAAATAAGGTTTATTCTAGAGAAACAAATGTAAAATCTAGAGCGCTTGGAAAAGATTTAAACAGAGTATTACCTATTATAAATAAAGAAGGATCAGACTCTGCGATCTTTGACAATAACTTAGAATTCTTATATATGAATGGTATGGATTTAACTAGAGCAGTTATGATGGCAATTCCAGAACCATGGTATAAGAGTAAGACTATGAGTAAAGAAAAGAAAGCTTTTTATGAATATAACGCTACACTAATGGAACCATGGGATGGTCCAGCAGCTATCGTATTTACAGATGGTGAAAAAGTTGGTGCAGTTTTAGATAGAAATGGTCTAAGACCGTCAAGATATTATATTACTAAAGATAGAAGATTAATTCTTTCTTCAGAAGTTGGCGCTTTAGATGTGCCTCCTGAAATTGTAGAAAAGAAAGATAGATTAAAACCAGGTAGAATGCTTCTTGTAGATACAGTTAAGAAAGAAGTTATAGATGATGAACAATTAAAGCAGGAATATGCAGCTGAGCATCCATATGGAGAATGGTTAAAGGAAAATTTAGTTACATTAGACAAAATAAAAGATAGCAAAAAGCTTAGAATTGAGTATGACAGGGAAACTAGAAAGAGATTAGAAAAGACATTTGGATATACATACGAGGAAGTTAAGACAACTATGCTTCCAATGGCTGAAAGCGGAGCAGAACCACTTGCAGCAATGGGGGTAGATGTTCCACTTGCAGTATTATCTAAAGAATCTCAACCACTATTTAACTATTTTAAGCAATTATTTGCACAAGTAACTAATCCGCCTATAGATGCAATTAGAGAAGAAATAATAACAGCTTCTAATGTTTATTTAGGACCAGAAGGAAATATATTAGAAGACAAGCCTTCCAATTGTGAAATGTTAAAGCTTGATTCACCAATATTAAATGATGAAGAATTAGCTAAAATAAAAACACTTAATGACGGAAATTTAAAAGCAAAAGTTATAGATATCGTATTTGATAAAGGTAGTTCTTTAGAAAATGCCTTAGATGAAATGTTTGAAAAAGCGCAGGATGCATATGAAAAAGGATATACTGTATTAGTATTATCTGATAGAAATGTATGCGAAGCTAAAGTGCCTATTCCATCATTGCTTGCAGTGTCGGCACTTCATCAATATATGGTTAAAAAAGGGACAAGAACATCTGTTGGAATAGTATTAGAAAGTGGAGAACCAAGAGAAATTCATCATTTTGCTACATTGATTGGATTTGGTGCATCTGCTGTAAATCCATATATGGCTTATGAATCTTTAAGAGGACTAATTGAAGAAAAATTACTTGATGTAGAATATGATAAGGCTGTTTATAATTACAACAAAGCTGTACTTAAAGGAATAATTAAGATTCTTTCTAAAATGGGTATTTCTACAATACAATCTTATCAAGGAGCTCAAATATTTGAAGCTATAGGTATTGGAAAAGAAGTTATTGATAAATACTTCACTAATACTATAAGCAGAATTGATGGAATTGGACTAAAAGAAATACAAAAAGAAGCAGAAATAAATCATGAAAAAGGCTTTAGAGAGAAGACTTATGCAGCTGACTTTTCATTAGATTCACCTGGATATGAAAAATTAAGATCTGGTGAAGGAAATCAAGAGAAGCATTTATATAACCCATTAACTATTCATAAGCTTCAAGAAGCAACAAGAACAGGAAATTATGAATTATTTAAGGAATGTACTTCATTAATAGATGATGAAAAAGCTGAAATAACCTTAAGAGGATTATTAGATTTCAATTATAATTCTAATGAAATTCCTCTAGATGAAGTTGAACCAGTATCAGAAATAGTTAAGAGATTTAAAACAGGAGCTATGTCTTATGGATCAATTTCTAAGGAAGCTCATGAAGCTCTAGCTATTGCAATGAACAGAATTGGCGGAAAGTCTAATACTGGTGAAGGTGGAGAAGATAAAGACAGATGGACAGTAGATAAAAACGGAGATTCAAGAAGATCTTCAATAAAACAAGTTGCATCTGGTAGATTTGGAGTAACTTCAGAATACTTAGTAAATGCTGATGAACTTCAAATAAAACTTGCACAAGGAGCAAAACCAGGGGAAGGTGGACAATTACCTGGAACTAAGGTATATCCATGGATTGCTAAGACTAGACATTCAACTACAGGAGTTGGGCTTATATCACCACCACCACATCATGATATATATTCAATAGAAGATTTAGCACAATTAATTTATGACTTAAAGAATGCAAACACTGGTGCTAGAGTATCTGTTAAACTAGTTTCTGAATGTGGAGTTGGAACTGTTGCTGCTGGAGTTGCTAAAGGTGGAGCAGAAGTAATATTAATTTCAGGATATGATGGAGGAACTGGTGCATCACCAAAGAACTCAATTAAAAATGCAGGTCTTCCTTGGGAGCTTGGACTAGCTGAAGCTCATCAAACTTTATTACTTAATGATTTAAGAGAAAGAGTTAGAGTTGAAGTTGATGGTAAATTAATGAGTGGAAGAGATGTTGCTATTGCAGCACTTCTTGGAGCAGAAGAATTTGGATTTGCAACTGCACCTCTTGTAGCACTTGGCTGTGTTATGATGAGAGTTTGTAATTTAGATACATGCCCAGTTGGTGTGGCAACTCAAAATGAAGAGCTTAGAAAGAGATTTAAAGGAAAACCAGAATATGTTGTTAACTTTATGTACTTTATAGCTGAAGAACTTAGAGAAATCATGGCTAAGCTTGGATTTAGAAAACTCGATGAAATGATTGGTAGAGTAGATAAGCTTAAGCAAAAAGAGAGTGCTCACGGCTGGAAAGCTAAGAGTATTGATTTAAGCTCTATACTTTATACTCCAGATAAGTATAAAGGTAAAGTTGTTAAATTTGATCAAACTAAGAAGTATGATTTTAAGTTACATAAAGTAATGGACGAAAAATTATTCTTAGATAAATGTAAGGAAGCTATAACTGAAGGTAAAAAGACAGACTTAGAAGTTGATATAACTAATACTGATAGAACTCTTGGAACTATTTTAGGTTCTGAGGTAACTAAAGTACATGGTACAGAAGGATTACCAGAAGATACTATTACTATTAAGTGTAATGGTGCAGCAGGTCAAAGTTTTGGTTCATTCATTCCAAAGGGATTAACTTTTGAAATTGAAGGAGATGCTAATGACTACTTTGGTAAGGGATTATCAGGTGGTAAACTTATTGTATATCCTCCAAAGAAATCGACTTTTGTAGCTGAAGATAACATCTTAATAGGAAATGTTGCTTTATATGGTGCGACTTCAGGAAAAGTATTTATAAATGGTATTGCAGGTGAAAGATTCTGTGTAAGAAATTCAGGTGCAACAGCAGTTGTTGAAGGTGTTGGAGCTCATGGATTAGAATACATGACTGGTGGAAAAGTTGTTGTTTTAGGTAAAACAGGTATTAACTTTGCAGCAGGTATGAGTGGTGGAGTTGCTTATATATATGAAGAAGATCCAAACTTTAGAATTAACTTAAATGAAGAAATGATTTTATTAGAAGAGTTAGATATAGACGATGAAGAAGAATTAAAGAGCTTAATTGAAGAACATGTGAAAGTTACAGGCTCTCCTAAAGGAAATAAGATATTATATAACTTTGAAACAGAAAAATCTAAATTCCACAAGATAATTCCAAAGGATTATAAGAGAGTTTTAGAAACTGTTGAGAAGTACAAAAATCTTGGATGTGATGAGGATGAAGCATTAATAAAAACATTCCAAGAAATTAAAGGAAATTAG